Proteins encoded within one genomic window of Bradyrhizobium sp. AZCC 1719:
- a CDS encoding cytochrome d ubiquinol oxidase subunit II: protein MTSMSFDELLPLIFIGLMGVSLLVYVVSDGYDLGVGMLMHRATPDERDTMIASIGPFWDANETWLVLGVGLLLVAFPKAHGLVLSELYLPTALMLVGLILRGAAFDFRVKAKTNRKAMWDRLFIAGSMLASVCQGWMLGRYISGFGEGWNYPVFAGAIAVALPMAYALLGATWLVMKTDGQLQDKAIQWSKIAWPPMVLGLILISMATPWISETVRVRWFTLPAMIAVASIPITAAIALLTVRLLLGSQAVSGSLCWLPFALLVLVFFLSFLGLSYSIYPFIVIDRLTVWQAASSPESLKIILVGVCITLPVIIAYTGFSYRVFRGKTIELDYA, encoded by the coding sequence ATGACCTCGATGTCTTTCGACGAACTGCTTCCGCTGATCTTCATCGGGCTGATGGGCGTCTCGCTGCTCGTCTACGTCGTGAGCGACGGATACGACCTTGGGGTCGGCATGTTGATGCATCGAGCGACGCCTGACGAGCGAGATACCATGATCGCCTCCATCGGCCCGTTCTGGGACGCCAATGAAACCTGGCTGGTGCTCGGCGTCGGCCTCCTTTTGGTTGCCTTTCCGAAGGCGCATGGGCTGGTGCTGTCGGAACTTTATCTACCGACCGCTCTCATGCTGGTTGGCTTGATCTTGCGCGGTGCGGCCTTTGACTTCAGGGTCAAGGCAAAGACCAACCGGAAAGCGATGTGGGATCGCCTGTTCATTGCCGGGTCGATGCTGGCATCGGTGTGTCAGGGATGGATGCTCGGCCGCTATATCAGCGGCTTCGGCGAAGGCTGGAATTATCCGGTCTTTGCCGGTGCAATCGCGGTGGCGCTGCCGATGGCCTACGCGCTGCTCGGTGCCACATGGCTGGTGATGAAGACAGATGGGCAGCTCCAGGACAAGGCGATCCAATGGAGCAAGATCGCCTGGCCGCCCATGGTGCTGGGTCTGATCCTGATTTCGATGGCAACACCGTGGATCAGCGAGACCGTTCGCGTCAGGTGGTTCACCCTGCCGGCGATGATTGCGGTGGCGTCGATCCCGATCACGGCCGCAATTGCGCTGTTGACGGTGCGGCTCCTGCTCGGCTCGCAAGCCGTGAGTGGCAGCCTGTGCTGGCTGCCTTTCGCGCTGCTGGTGCTCGTCTTCTTCCTGAGCTTCCTCGGCCTCAGCTACAGCATCTATCCCTTCATCGTGATCGACCGGCTCACCGTCTGGCAGGCCGCCAGTAGCCCCGAATCGCTCAAGATCATCCTGGTCGGGGTTTGCATCACGCTGCCCGTCATTATCGCCTACACGGGATTTTCCTATCGCGTATTCCGAGGCAAAACCATAGAGTTGGACTATGCCTGA
- a CDS encoding acetyl-CoA C-acetyltransferase, which translates to MTEVVIVSAARTPVGSFNGAFGSLSAHELGAVAIKGALERAKVSPAEVDEVILGQVLTGGEGQNPARQAAMAAGIPQEKTAWGMNQLCGSGLRSVALGLQQIANGDAKVIVAGGMESMSMAPHLSHMRGGTKMGDVKFVDSMLKDGLMDAFHGYHMGVTAENIATKWQISREEQDAFATSSQNKAEDAQKAGRFKDEIVSVTVKTRKGDVVVDQDEYIRAGTTLDALAKLKPAFNKEGSVTAGNASGLNDGAAALVLMSADEAKKRGLTPLAKIVSWATAGVDPAVMGSGPIPASRKALEKAGWKVRDLDLVEANEAFAAQAIAVNKDMGWDSAIVNVNGGAIAIGHPIGASGARVLTTLLFEMQKRDAKKGLATLCIGGGMGVALTVER; encoded by the coding sequence ATGACTGAAGTGGTAATTGTGTCTGCCGCGCGAACGCCGGTTGGCTCCTTCAACGGAGCGTTTGGGTCGCTGTCTGCCCACGAACTCGGGGCCGTGGCGATCAAGGGAGCGCTCGAACGTGCCAAGGTCTCGCCGGCAGAAGTCGATGAAGTGATCCTCGGCCAGGTGCTGACCGGCGGCGAGGGACAGAATCCCGCTCGGCAGGCCGCCATGGCGGCCGGCATTCCGCAGGAGAAGACCGCGTGGGGCATGAACCAGCTTTGCGGTTCGGGCCTGCGCTCGGTCGCGCTCGGCTTGCAGCAGATTGCCAACGGCGATGCCAAGGTCATCGTCGCCGGCGGCATGGAATCGATGTCGATGGCGCCGCATCTGTCGCACATGCGGGGCGGCACCAAGATGGGCGACGTCAAGTTCGTCGACTCCATGCTGAAGGACGGCTTGATGGATGCATTCCACGGCTATCACATGGGAGTGACGGCCGAGAATATTGCCACCAAGTGGCAGATATCTCGTGAGGAGCAGGACGCGTTCGCCACCAGCTCGCAGAACAAGGCCGAAGATGCGCAGAAGGCCGGTAGGTTCAAGGACGAGATCGTTTCCGTCACTGTCAAAACCAGAAAGGGCGACGTTGTCGTCGACCAGGATGAGTATATCCGCGCGGGCACAACGCTCGACGCGCTCGCGAAGCTGAAGCCCGCCTTCAACAAGGAAGGCTCGGTGACCGCGGGCAATGCGTCCGGTTTGAACGACGGTGCGGCTGCGCTGGTGCTGATGAGCGCTGACGAAGCCAAAAAGCGCGGGCTCACGCCGCTGGCAAAGATTGTCTCCTGGGCGACCGCGGGAGTCGATCCAGCAGTGATGGGGTCGGGGCCAATCCCGGCTTCGCGCAAGGCGCTCGAGAAGGCCGGCTGGAAAGTCAGGGATCTCGATCTCGTCGAGGCCAATGAAGCCTTCGCGGCGCAGGCGATCGCCGTCAACAAGGACATGGGCTGGGATTCCGCGATCGTGAATGTGAACGGCGGCGCCATCGCCATCGGCCATCCGATCGGTGCGTCCGGCGCACGCGTTCTGACGACGCTTCTGTTCGAGATGCAGAAGCGTGACGCGAAGAAGGGCCTTGCGACGCTGTGCATCGGCGGCGGCATGGGTGTCGCCCTGACAGTCGAGCGCTAG
- a CDS encoding NADP-dependent malic enzyme, with the protein MNQDLREAALEYHRLPRPGKISVVPTTAMATQRDLSLAYSPGVAEPCLVIAKDPLQADVLTARSNLVAVVTNGTAVLGLGNIGALAGKPVMEGKACLFKKFAGIDVFDIELAEEDPDALIETIARMEPTFGGINLEDIKAPECFYIEQKLRTRMKIPVFHDDQHGTAIIAAAAILNGLKLVKKDIAEVKLVCSGAGAAALACLDLIVSLGLRHDRIIVTDAKGVVYAGRTEGMDDNKARYAVKTDARKLDEIIQDADIFLGLSAGNVLTSDMVKKMARDPLIFAMANPIPEIMPEDALAVRPDAIIGTGRSDYPNQINNVLCFPFIFRGALDCGATTINEDMKLATVRALADLAMTEVPEVVAAAYKGEKLRFGRDYLIPKPLDPRLIEVVAPAVAKAAANSGVARRPIADMEAYRQQLSRFVYQSGNAMQPVFSVAKGSGKSLLLAEGEDERVLRAAQVVVDERIARPLLVGRPSTIEERIKSFDLRLRPSMDCDIIDPHDAEIYSKCAEVYHARRKRDGVSAGLALSETRSNATVLASLLLARGVGDAMLCGVIGRTSDHLTAIRNVIGTRDDARTLAVMQMLILQQHQLFICDTHCHLNPTAEQVADIALLAAAEVRRFGIMPRVALLSHSSFGSSAAPEANKMREARAIIRERSPELAVEGEMRGDAALSPSVLHHEFPDSGFEGPANVLVMPNLDAANISYNLLRMAAGQGLTVGGILLGAAKPAHILTPSSTVRRIVNMAAVAVADAVSDRA; encoded by the coding sequence ATGAACCAGGATCTGAGGGAAGCCGCACTCGAATATCACCGCCTGCCGAGGCCGGGAAAGATTTCCGTGGTGCCGACCACGGCCATGGCGACACAGCGCGATCTGTCGCTCGCGTATTCACCGGGCGTGGCGGAGCCTTGCCTGGTCATCGCCAAGGACCCCTTGCAGGCCGATGTGCTGACCGCACGCAGCAATCTCGTGGCTGTCGTCACCAACGGCACCGCCGTGCTTGGTCTCGGCAATATCGGCGCGCTGGCCGGCAAGCCGGTCATGGAAGGCAAGGCGTGCCTGTTCAAGAAGTTCGCCGGAATCGACGTATTCGACATCGAACTTGCCGAAGAGGATCCTGACGCGCTGATCGAAACCATCGCCAGGATGGAGCCGACCTTCGGCGGCATCAACCTGGAGGACATCAAGGCGCCGGAATGCTTCTACATCGAGCAGAAGCTCCGCACCCGAATGAAGATTCCGGTGTTTCACGACGACCAGCACGGCACCGCGATTATCGCCGCCGCGGCAATCCTTAACGGTCTGAAGCTGGTCAAGAAGGACATTGCCGAGGTCAAGCTGGTTTGCTCCGGCGCTGGCGCAGCGGCGCTGGCCTGTCTTGATCTCATTGTCAGCCTTGGCCTGCGGCACGACCGTATCATCGTGACCGACGCAAAAGGCGTCGTCTATGCGGGCCGCACCGAGGGTATGGACGACAACAAGGCGCGCTATGCGGTGAAAACGGATGCGCGAAAGCTGGACGAGATCATTCAGGACGCGGATATCTTCCTCGGCCTGTCGGCCGGCAACGTGCTGACATCAGACATGGTCAAGAAGATGGCGCGGGATCCCCTGATCTTCGCCATGGCCAACCCGATCCCGGAAATCATGCCGGAAGACGCGTTGGCGGTCCGTCCAGATGCGATCATCGGCACGGGGCGGTCGGACTACCCCAACCAGATCAATAACGTCCTGTGCTTCCCGTTCATCTTCAGAGGCGCGCTCGACTGCGGCGCTACAACGATCAACGAGGACATGAAGCTTGCGACCGTCCGTGCGCTGGCGGATCTGGCGATGACGGAAGTGCCCGAGGTGGTCGCTGCTGCGTACAAGGGGGAGAAGCTTCGCTTTGGTCGCGACTATCTCATTCCAAAACCCCTCGACCCGCGACTCATCGAGGTCGTCGCGCCAGCAGTGGCCAAGGCTGCGGCCAACAGCGGAGTCGCCAGGCGTCCGATCGCTGACATGGAAGCCTATCGCCAGCAGCTCAGCCGTTTCGTCTATCAGTCCGGCAACGCGATGCAGCCGGTCTTCTCGGTGGCGAAGGGAAGCGGCAAGTCGCTGCTTCTGGCGGAGGGCGAGGATGAGCGCGTGCTGCGCGCAGCGCAGGTTGTCGTTGACGAGAGGATCGCGCGGCCCTTGCTGGTTGGCCGGCCGTCAACGATCGAGGAGCGGATCAAGTCGTTCGATCTCCGGCTGAGGCCAAGCATGGACTGTGACATCATCGATCCGCATGATGCGGAGATCTACTCCAAATGCGCGGAAGTGTACCACGCGCGCAGAAAGCGCGACGGCGTATCGGCTGGTCTCGCTCTCTCGGAGACCCGAAGCAATGCGACCGTGCTCGCCTCGCTCCTTCTTGCAAGGGGAGTTGGCGATGCGATGTTGTGCGGTGTCATCGGCAGGACATCCGACCATCTGACCGCCATCCGCAATGTGATCGGCACCCGCGATGATGCGCGGACCCTTGCGGTGATGCAGATGCTCATTCTGCAACAGCATCAGCTATTCATTTGCGACACCCATTGCCACCTTAATCCGACCGCAGAGCAGGTCGCCGACATCGCCTTGCTGGCGGCAGCGGAGGTCAGGCGGTTCGGCATTATGCCGAGGGTGGCCTTGCTGTCGCATTCGAGCTTCGGCAGTTCGGCTGCGCCGGAAGCGAACAAGATGCGGGAGGCGCGGGCGATCATTCGCGAGCGATCGCCCGAGTTGGCCGTCGAGGGCGAGATGCGCGGAGATGCGGCGCTTTCGCCGTCCGTGCTCCACCACGAGTTTCCGGATTCCGGTTTCGAGGGACCAGCGAACGTGCTGGTGATGCCTAATCTCGATGCCGCCAATATCTCCTACAATCTGCTCAGGATGGCGGCGGGCCAGGGGCTGACGGTTGGCGGCATTCTGCTCGGAGCGGCAAAGCCGGCCCACATTCTCACGCCATCGTCCACTGTGCGGCGGATCGTGAACATGGCGGCCGTCGCGGTCGCAGACGCAGTCTCCGATCGAGCCTGA
- a CDS encoding sensor histidine kinase, protein MTDLPSLVDVKGKPEVRSATPKSTRWLVRGTAALALVVAASWVGYAVSFQRGLDYLHSAAQQRLAMEAARLDGHLSRFEYLPSLLETSPSVFQLLGTPQDAALQQSVSLHLKSINLLAGADNLYVLGVSGDTLAAADFEQPGTPVGRNLSYRPYVSEALASGRGAFFGIGITSARAGYYLSYALKDGGATRGVATVKVNLDSFEREWRNAEGDILLLDERQVPILASRDEWRYRPMAALSVQMRDDISRSKPYGNHDLTPLGWTVVAQSKGGARVTTESGTAYAVSELPTNRGLWKLVLLDDEAPIRQTALVIGAMSGLASMVALLATGLVLQRRREIRQRLANQAALQAAHDMLETRVLERTAELRAAQDELVHAGKLAALGQMSAGIVHELNQPLAALQTAADNAISYVDRGSIGDARGNLTRIGELVRRLGRLTSQLRVFAYKSSSPLDTVSVEHALAECLKILAGRVKEGAVEVVTDIEASLCVLADQTRLEQLLCNIVANALDAVESVEQKTILIRARREDGQPARCRIAISNSGPAIAPDVLQRMFEPFVTTKPAGKGLGLGLMLSNHIARSFGGELRARNLGPSGAEFIVILPLADVAGASHGR, encoded by the coding sequence ATGACGGACCTTCCATCCCTGGTGGACGTCAAGGGGAAGCCCGAAGTCAGGTCGGCGACACCCAAGTCCACGCGTTGGCTTGTTCGCGGAACAGCCGCCCTCGCGCTGGTCGTGGCCGCTTCGTGGGTCGGATATGCAGTGTCTTTCCAGCGTGGACTGGACTATTTGCACTCTGCCGCTCAGCAGCGGCTGGCCATGGAAGCAGCCAGGCTCGACGGTCATCTCTCAAGATTTGAATATTTGCCGTCATTGCTGGAGACGTCTCCGAGCGTCTTCCAATTGCTCGGCACTCCCCAAGATGCCGCGCTGCAGCAATCGGTCAGCCTGCACTTGAAATCGATCAACCTGCTTGCAGGAGCCGACAACCTTTACGTTTTAGGTGTTTCGGGCGACACCTTGGCGGCGGCCGATTTCGAGCAGCCAGGCACGCCGGTTGGCCGAAACCTTTCGTACCGCCCATATGTGAGCGAAGCTCTCGCCAGCGGCCGAGGGGCGTTCTTCGGTATCGGTATTACGAGCGCGCGCGCCGGCTATTATCTTTCTTATGCCCTAAAGGATGGCGGGGCGACCCGCGGGGTCGCCACAGTCAAGGTCAATCTGGATTCGTTCGAGCGTGAGTGGCGCAATGCTGAAGGCGACATTCTTCTGCTCGACGAGCGTCAGGTCCCTATACTCGCCTCCCGTGACGAGTGGCGCTATCGGCCAATGGCGGCGCTGTCGGTTCAGATGCGTGATGACATTTCTCGATCCAAACCTTACGGCAACCACGACCTGACGCCGCTCGGATGGACCGTGGTCGCGCAATCCAAAGGCGGCGCGCGTGTCACGACCGAGAGCGGAACCGCTTATGCGGTCAGCGAGCTTCCAACTAACCGAGGTCTCTGGAAGCTCGTCCTTCTCGACGACGAGGCGCCGATACGGCAGACCGCGCTGGTCATCGGTGCGATGTCGGGCCTCGCCTCCATGGTTGCGTTGCTGGCAACTGGGCTCGTGCTGCAACGCCGGAGAGAGATCAGGCAACGCCTGGCCAATCAGGCTGCGTTGCAGGCCGCGCACGACATGCTTGAGACCAGGGTGCTGGAGAGAACCGCCGAACTGCGGGCTGCACAGGATGAACTTGTCCATGCCGGCAAGCTGGCTGCGCTCGGCCAGATGTCCGCCGGCATCGTGCATGAATTGAACCAGCCATTGGCGGCCCTGCAGACTGCCGCTGACAACGCGATCTCGTACGTCGACCGCGGTTCCATCGGCGATGCCCGTGGCAATCTCACCCGGATTGGCGAATTGGTGCGTCGGCTCGGGCGCTTGACCAGCCAACTGCGGGTCTTCGCCTACAAGTCGAGCAGCCCGCTCGATACGGTCTCCGTCGAACATGCGCTGGCTGAATGTCTCAAGATACTGGCCGGGCGTGTCAAAGAGGGAGCAGTCGAAGTTGTGACGGACATCGAGGCGAGTCTCTGCGTCCTCGCCGATCAGACGCGGCTTGAGCAACTGTTGTGCAACATCGTGGCGAATGCGCTGGACGCGGTGGAGAGTGTAGAGCAGAAGACCATCCTGATCCGGGCGAGGCGGGAAGACGGACAGCCCGCCCGATGCCGCATCGCCATCAGTAACAGCGGTCCGGCAATTGCGCCCGATGTTCTCCAGCGCATGTTCGAACCCTTTGTGACGACCAAGCCTGCAGGAAAAGGGCTCGGCCTTGGACTGATGCTCTCCAACCACATCGCGCGCTCTTTCGGCGGCGAATTGCGCGCGCGAAACCTCGGGCCATCCGGAGCCGAATTCATTGTGATCCTTCCACTAGCCGACGTAGCAGGGGCTTCGCATGGGCGATGA
- a CDS encoding cytochrome ubiquinol oxidase subunit I — MDAVFLARIQFAANITFHILFPSISIALGWVLLFFRLKHLRAVDPQQTLDWLRAYRLWTKVFALTFALGVVSGVTMSFQFGTNWPGYMERVGNIAGPLLGYEVLTAFFLEAGFLGVMLFGHRRVGEMVHLGATFLVAFGTLMSAFWILALNSWMQTPAGYEIVDGQFHARSWLEIIFNPSFPYRLVHMVLASALTCAFLLIGISAWQLLKGVATDSASRVLRTGLVFAALAAPAQMVAGDLHGLNTLKHQPQKIAAMEGVWETTRGAPLLLFALPDDAARANHFEVGVPKLASLILRHDTDGELKGLNEFPSAHPPVFPVFWCFRIMVGIGILMLLVSWIGLWRHWRDGWDFGRMPRPMLKLFAAMTFAGWVATIAGWYVTEIGRQPFIVSGLIRTSDVASRVPSSSIALTLGIYIALYVALLVAYVGVLKYMAETADKPKGVIGSEDLAGGPRQCQREGEFA, encoded by the coding sequence ATGGACGCCGTGTTCCTTGCGCGCATTCAGTTCGCCGCCAACATCACGTTTCACATCCTGTTTCCGTCGATCTCGATCGCGTTGGGCTGGGTGCTGCTGTTTTTCAGGTTGAAGCATCTGCGTGCAGTTGATCCACAGCAAACGCTCGATTGGCTTCGCGCCTACCGCCTGTGGACCAAGGTGTTCGCGCTGACATTTGCGCTTGGGGTCGTCAGCGGCGTCACCATGAGTTTTCAATTCGGCACCAACTGGCCGGGCTACATGGAACGCGTCGGGAATATCGCCGGCCCGCTGCTCGGATATGAGGTGCTGACCGCATTCTTTCTGGAGGCGGGCTTTCTCGGCGTGATGCTGTTCGGCCACCGCCGGGTTGGGGAGATGGTTCACCTGGGGGCGACCTTTCTCGTCGCGTTCGGTACGCTGATGAGCGCATTCTGGATCCTTGCCCTCAATTCATGGATGCAGACGCCGGCAGGGTACGAAATCGTGGATGGCCAGTTTCACGCGCGGAGCTGGCTGGAGATCATCTTCAATCCGTCCTTCCCGTATCGTCTGGTCCACATGGTGCTGGCATCTGCCCTGACGTGCGCGTTCCTGCTGATCGGGATCAGCGCCTGGCAGCTCCTGAAGGGAGTTGCGACGGACAGCGCGTCACGCGTGCTGCGCACCGGGCTGGTTTTCGCGGCACTGGCCGCGCCGGCCCAGATGGTGGCCGGTGACCTTCACGGGCTGAATACACTCAAGCATCAGCCGCAGAAGATCGCGGCGATGGAAGGTGTTTGGGAAACAACGCGTGGCGCGCCGCTGCTGCTGTTCGCGCTCCCCGATGATGCGGCGAGAGCGAACCATTTCGAAGTGGGGGTGCCGAAGCTCGCCAGCCTGATCCTTCGACATGACACTGATGGCGAGCTCAAGGGACTGAACGAGTTTCCATCGGCCCATCCGCCGGTCTTTCCGGTGTTCTGGTGCTTCCGGATCATGGTGGGGATCGGCATCCTGATGCTGCTGGTAAGCTGGATCGGCCTGTGGAGACATTGGCGAGATGGCTGGGATTTTGGCCGGATGCCGCGGCCCATGCTCAAGTTGTTCGCCGCGATGACCTTTGCCGGCTGGGTCGCGACCATTGCCGGATGGTACGTCACGGAGATCGGACGCCAACCCTTCATCGTTTCCGGCCTCATTCGAACGAGCGACGTCGCCTCGCGTGTCCCGTCGTCGAGCATTGCCCTGACGCTCGGTATCTATATTGCGCTCTATGTCGCCTTGCTCGTCGCCTATGTCGGCGTTCTGAAATACATGGCGGAGACGGCGGACAAACCGAAGGGCGTGATCGGTTCGGAGGACCTCGCTGGCGGCCCGCGCCAGTGTCAGCGCGAGGGAGAATTCGCATGA
- the phbB gene encoding acetoacetyl-CoA reductase, translated as MSRVAVVTGGTRGIGEAISVGLKAAGYKVAASYAGNDEAAAKFKKETGINVYKWDVSSYDACVAGLKQVEAELGPVEVLVNNAGITKDGMFHKMTPEQWYGVINTNLNSLFNMTRPVWEGMRERKFGRVICISSINGQKGQMGQVNYSAAKAGDIGFVKALAQEGARAGITVNTICPGYIATEMVKAINPDVVAKNILPQIPVGRLGEPHEIARAVVFLASDDAGFITGSTISANGGQHMN; from the coding sequence ATGTCCAGGGTTGCGGTGGTTACCGGCGGTACGCGCGGCATAGGTGAGGCAATCTCGGTTGGGCTCAAGGCGGCCGGCTACAAGGTGGCAGCGAGCTATGCCGGCAATGACGAGGCGGCGGCGAAGTTCAAGAAGGAGACCGGCATCAACGTCTACAAATGGGACGTGTCGAGCTACGACGCCTGCGTCGCGGGATTGAAGCAGGTCGAAGCCGAACTGGGGCCGGTGGAGGTGCTGGTCAACAACGCCGGCATCACCAAGGACGGCATGTTCCACAAGATGACTCCGGAGCAGTGGTACGGCGTCATCAACACCAACCTGAATTCGCTGTTCAACATGACGCGGCCGGTGTGGGAAGGCATGCGCGAGCGCAAATTCGGCCGCGTGATCTGCATCTCCTCGATCAACGGCCAAAAAGGCCAGATGGGCCAGGTCAATTATTCCGCCGCCAAGGCGGGAGACATCGGCTTCGTGAAAGCGCTGGCACAGGAGGGGGCACGCGCCGGCATCACCGTCAACACGATTTGTCCCGGCTATATTGCGACCGAAATGGTCAAGGCGATCAACCCGGACGTCGTGGCCAAGAATATCCTGCCGCAGATCCCGGTCGGCCGTTTGGGCGAACCGCACGAGATCGCGCGAGCCGTCGTGTTCCTGGCATCTGACGATGCCGGCTTCATCACGGGCTCGACGATTTCAGCCAATGGCGGCCAGCACATGAACTGA
- a CDS encoding NAD(P)/FAD-dependent oxidoreductase produces MGKPQLGKPRIVIVGGGAGGLELATRLGDKYGRKGKLDVTLIERNRTHVWKPKLHEIAAGSMDLSAHEVDYLAQSYWHGFRYRIGDMIGIDRDRRQVQVAAYFDAEGREVTPRRTFDYDVLVVAVGSQNNDFGTPGVADHAIKLESQADARRFHERMVNACIRAHAQSAPLGAHQLKVAIIGAGATGVELAAELHRTTREVVAYGLDQVDPQNDIRITLIEAADRVLPALPERVSKETDKLLGRLGVNVLVGAKVSEVGSDHVSLTDGRTIPAELIVWAAGVKAPDFLKDIAGLETNRINQLVVRPTLQTTRDDGIFAIGDCSACSWGERGNVPPRAQAAHQQASHLYSQIPRYLQGEPIKDYKYKDFGSLVSLGEFSTVGSMMGALVGGNLVFAGIFARMMYLSLYKMHEHALHGSVKVALDTLVRLITRRTEPHVKLH; encoded by the coding sequence ATGGGTAAGCCGCAGTTGGGAAAACCCCGGATTGTGATCGTCGGCGGCGGAGCCGGCGGACTGGAGCTTGCGACCCGTCTCGGCGACAAGTACGGACGCAAGGGCAAGCTCGATGTCACGCTGATCGAACGCAACCGCACGCATGTGTGGAAGCCAAAGCTGCACGAAATTGCCGCCGGCAGCATGGATCTCTCGGCCCACGAGGTCGACTATCTCGCTCAGTCTTACTGGCATGGCTTTCGCTACCGCATCGGGGACATGATCGGGATCGATCGGGACCGCCGTCAGGTGCAGGTGGCGGCGTATTTCGATGCCGAAGGCCGCGAGGTCACGCCGAGACGGACCTTTGATTACGACGTGCTGGTCGTCGCCGTCGGCAGCCAGAACAACGACTTTGGCACGCCCGGCGTCGCGGACCACGCGATCAAGCTTGAATCGCAGGCGGACGCGAGGCGGTTCCACGAACGAATGGTCAATGCGTGCATCCGCGCGCATGCCCAATCGGCGCCTCTGGGAGCGCACCAGTTGAAAGTCGCAATCATCGGGGCCGGCGCGACCGGTGTCGAACTTGCGGCCGAGCTGCACCGGACGACACGCGAAGTGGTGGCGTACGGCCTCGATCAGGTCGATCCTCAGAACGACATCAGGATCACGCTGATCGAAGCTGCCGACCGCGTGCTTCCCGCATTGCCCGAACGGGTGTCGAAAGAGACGGACAAGTTGCTCGGCAGGCTGGGCGTCAATGTGCTTGTCGGCGCCAAGGTCTCGGAAGTCGGCTCCGACCACGTGAGCCTCACGGACGGCCGCACGATCCCCGCCGAACTGATCGTCTGGGCAGCGGGGGTGAAGGCGCCCGATTTCCTGAAAGACATCGCCGGCCTCGAAACCAATCGCATCAATCAGCTCGTCGTCCGGCCGACACTGCAGACGACGCGCGACGACGGCATTTTTGCCATCGGCGATTGCTCGGCCTGCTCATGGGGCGAGCGCGGTAATGTGCCGCCGCGGGCGCAGGCGGCTCACCAGCAGGCCTCGCATCTTTATTCCCAGATTCCGCGCTATCTGCAAGGCGAGCCGATCAAGGACTACAAGTATAAAGACTTCGGCTCTCTGGTGTCGCTCGGCGAATTCAGCACCGTCGGTTCGATGATGGGAGCGCTGGTGGGAGGCAACCTTGTCTTTGCGGGCATCTTCGCAAGGATGATGTACCTGTCTCTCTACAAGATGCACGAACACGCACTGCACGGCTCGGTGAAGGTTGCGCTCGACACGCTGGTCCGTCTGATCACCCGGCGGACCGAGCCGCATGTGAAGCTGCATTGA
- the phaP gene encoding TIGR01841 family phasin (Members of this family are phasins (small proteins associated with inclusions such as PHA granules). Note that several different families of phasins have been named PhaP despite very little sequence similarity to each other.), protein MDMEKKCIDALVEVNRSAYDSWRNLMARQAEVFQETMKAIAVEVNDESVAGRRDEIARQGFEKAIANMRQLVEASTESQKQTLEILRRRFEDGMASMRTRDGSA, encoded by the coding sequence ATGGACATGGAGAAGAAGTGCATCGACGCTCTCGTCGAGGTCAATCGCTCGGCATACGACAGTTGGCGAAATCTGATGGCGCGACAAGCCGAGGTGTTCCAGGAGACCATGAAGGCCATCGCTGTCGAGGTGAACGACGAATCTGTTGCGGGACGACGCGATGAAATCGCTAGGCAAGGGTTCGAAAAAGCGATCGCCAACATGCGCCAGCTCGTCGAGGCGTCGACGGAGTCACAGAAACAAACGCTCGAAATATTGCGCCGGCGTTTCGAGGACGGAATGGCGAGCATGCGCACACGTGACGGAAGTGCCTGA